The Phytohabitans houttuyneae genome has a segment encoding these proteins:
- a CDS encoding GAF and ANTAR domain-containing protein — translation MKLGWIVQDVGGNSSGNRERMIAVAFDEIGAAERGDALEAAHALVRWSMRLLDVSGAGVMLTDDHGSLRSVIVTSDLVRALEAAELRDGRGPCVESHRTAAVVVHPDMQVADSRWLEFGVLAWSGGVRAVHAVPVVGEGAAIGVLNLFRMTPGGLSDVEAALAQALAGMAGTAVHRRAATRPGPRTGLGGAELAAAIADAAIVQRATGMLAARLRIDIDTAHAVLQRVAADRDLNVGRLANSVVAGTATITLPLSIASRPPDAAGAD, via the coding sequence ATGAAGCTGGGGTGGATCGTGCAGGATGTCGGCGGCAACAGTTCAGGCAACCGCGAACGGATGATCGCGGTCGCGTTCGATGAGATCGGCGCCGCTGAGCGGGGGGATGCGCTTGAGGCGGCCCATGCGTTGGTCCGGTGGAGTATGCGGCTGCTCGACGTCAGCGGCGCCGGGGTGATGCTGACCGACGATCATGGGTCGCTGCGTTCGGTGATAGTCACCTCGGATCTGGTACGCGCCTTGGAGGCAGCGGAGTTGCGCGACGGGCGGGGTCCGTGCGTGGAGTCCCACCGCACGGCCGCTGTGGTGGTCCACCCCGACATGCAGGTGGCCGATTCCCGGTGGCTGGAGTTCGGAGTTCTGGCGTGGTCCGGCGGGGTCCGTGCTGTGCACGCGGTGCCGGTCGTCGGTGAGGGCGCCGCGATCGGGGTGTTGAACCTGTTCCGGATGACGCCCGGCGGGTTGAGCGACGTAGAGGCGGCGCTGGCCCAAGCGCTCGCCGGCATGGCCGGCACCGCCGTCCACCGCCGGGCCGCGACACGGCCAGGGCCGCGGACGGGGTTGGGCGGCGCGGAACTGGCCGCGGCGATCGCCGACGCGGCGATCGTGCAGCGGGCCACCGGGATGCTCGCAGCACGGCTACGGATCGACATCGACACCGCGCACGCGGTGCTGCAACGGGTGGCGGCGGACCGCGACCTCAACGTCGGACGACTGGCCAACAGTGTGGTTGCCGGGACCGCCACCATCACCCTGCCGTTGTCCATCGCTTCCCGGCCGCCCGATGCCGCCGGCGCGGACTGA
- a CDS encoding GAF and ANTAR domain-containing protein translates to MTDLGRGAGQPDREQQRQVRQVVSALRARGGVGALGAECHRDLPDVDGVVLSVFAAHAGWIILSDSGPRGDQLEDLHATIQQGPGIDAAGTNEIVTAADLNDAAPRTRWPRFVELALSCGLRAVFAYPVRSDTQPVGVLSLYRAVPGPLRATDDERARRYADAAAILLLDDLDLSSARPVAMALPADTGEVQQAIGVVMEYAGVDAATALHRLRVYARSSGRPMRDVIAEVRACQLPFDPTVPT, encoded by the coding sequence ATGACAGATCTGGGACGGGGCGCCGGTCAGCCCGACCGCGAGCAGCAGCGCCAGGTGCGGCAGGTGGTGTCGGCGCTACGCGCTCGCGGTGGGGTCGGTGCGCTGGGCGCCGAATGCCACCGTGACCTGCCGGACGTGGATGGGGTGGTGCTGAGCGTCTTCGCCGCTCATGCCGGGTGGATCATCCTCAGCGACAGCGGTCCGCGCGGCGACCAGTTGGAGGATCTGCACGCCACCATCCAGCAGGGGCCTGGCATAGACGCGGCCGGGACCAACGAGATCGTCACGGCGGCCGATCTCAACGACGCTGCGCCCCGCACGAGATGGCCACGGTTTGTGGAGCTGGCGCTGAGCTGCGGGCTCCGCGCGGTGTTCGCCTACCCGGTCCGGTCGGACACCCAACCAGTCGGCGTGCTGAGCCTGTACCGGGCAGTGCCGGGGCCGCTGCGCGCCACCGACGACGAACGGGCGCGCCGCTACGCCGACGCCGCCGCGATTCTGCTCCTGGACGATCTGGACCTCAGCAGCGCCCGACCGGTCGCGATGGCACTTCCAGCCGACACCGGCGAGGTCCAGCAGGCCATCGGCGTCGTGATGGAGTACGCGGGCGTGGACGCGGCCACCGCGCTGCACCGGCTGCGGGTCTACGCCCGTTCCAGCGGCCGGCCGATGCGCGATGTGATCGCCGAGGTACGCGCCTGCCAGCTCCCGTTCGACCCGACGGTCCCGACCTGA
- a CDS encoding GAF and ANTAR domain-containing protein — protein sequence MDDEAVHEPRAGTTPAETSSPGDGVIGRLKGVCRDAVRALSASGVGVSVMAGNGVRGMATASDPATERIEELQFTVGEGPCVDAFATSRPVLVPDLADGAMGRWPIYAPAVHDAGIRAVFAFPMQIGAVRLGVLDVFRTLPGSLSREELGRALTFADRAVTALLDGQQRATTTPNGLDGLDEVIERRAELFQAQGMVMVQLGVPIAEALVRIRAYAYAENRPLNDVAADIVARRLRFDRD from the coding sequence ATGGATGATGAGGCTGTCCATGAACCGCGCGCCGGCACGACGCCTGCTGAGACGTCGTCCCCGGGCGACGGCGTGATTGGCCGGTTGAAGGGGGTCTGCCGCGACGCGGTGCGGGCGTTGTCTGCATCTGGTGTCGGGGTGAGTGTGATGGCCGGCAACGGTGTCCGCGGCATGGCTACCGCCTCCGACCCGGCCACCGAACGTATCGAGGAGCTACAGTTCACCGTCGGTGAGGGGCCATGCGTGGATGCCTTCGCCACCAGCCGGCCGGTCCTGGTGCCCGATCTGGCGGACGGGGCGATGGGTCGCTGGCCGATCTACGCACCCGCCGTACACGATGCCGGCATCCGGGCGGTGTTCGCGTTTCCGATGCAGATCGGCGCAGTCCGCCTCGGCGTGCTGGACGTGTTCCGCACCCTGCCGGGCTCGCTGTCCCGGGAGGAACTCGGCAGAGCGCTCACCTTCGCCGACCGCGCCGTGACCGCGTTGCTCGACGGACAGCAGCGTGCCACCACGACACCGAACGGACTGGACGGACTGGACGAGGTGATCGAGCGCCGCGCTGAACTGTTCCAGGCCCAAGGGATGGTGATGGTGCAACTGGGTGTTCCGATCGCCGAGGCGCTGGTGCGGATCCGGGCCTACGCCTACGCCGAGAACCGCCCCCTCAACGACGTCGCCGCGGACATCGTCGCCCGCCGACTGCGCTTCGACCGGGACTGA
- a CDS encoding IS5 family transposase: protein MSVYLVAGGDVAPATPATAADHLPTARPRRYRSDTSDAEWAVLAPHVPAGTGRGRPIVYPRRDVVDAIRYLDRTGCQWDALPADFPHHKLVYHYFKTWTADGTLNRMHNSLREQVRTTLEGRNRQPTAAVVDSQTVRGAETVARTCRGYDAGKKINGRKRHIAVDTCGLLLAILVTAGNVQDRDGARPLLWAIRACFPTIALVWADSGYAGKLVHWATNHLALTVQIVAKIAGQTTFVVLPRRWCVERTFSWINRCRRTVRDYERLPDHHAAMVQWAMIILMARRLARHQPT from the coding sequence CTGTCTGTATACCTTGTCGCCGGCGGCGACGTCGCCCCGGCCACGCCGGCCACCGCCGCCGATCACCTGCCCACCGCGCGGCCACGCCGCTACCGGTCGGATACCAGCGACGCCGAGTGGGCCGTGCTGGCCCCGCACGTACCGGCTGGGACCGGACGCGGCCGGCCCATCGTGTACCCGCGCCGGGACGTGGTGGACGCGATCCGCTACCTAGACCGCACCGGCTGCCAATGGGACGCCCTACCGGCCGACTTCCCGCACCACAAGCTGGTCTACCACTACTTCAAAACCTGGACCGCCGACGGCACCCTGAACCGGATGCACAACAGCCTGCGCGAACAGGTCCGCACCACCCTGGAGGGCCGTAACCGGCAGCCCACCGCCGCAGTCGTCGACTCCCAGACCGTGCGCGGCGCGGAGACCGTCGCACGCACCTGCCGCGGCTACGACGCCGGCAAGAAGATCAACGGCCGTAAACGCCACATCGCGGTAGACACCTGCGGTCTGCTGCTGGCCATCCTGGTCACCGCCGGCAACGTCCAGGACCGCGACGGCGCCCGACCGCTGTTGTGGGCAATACGCGCCTGCTTCCCCACCATCGCACTGGTCTGGGCCGACTCCGGCTACGCCGGCAAACTCGTCCACTGGGCCACCAACCACCTGGCCCTGACCGTCCAGATCGTGGCCAAAATCGCCGGACAGACCACCTTCGTCGTGCTGCCCCGCAGATGGTGCGTCGAGCGCACGTTCTCCTGGATCAACCGCTGCAGACGGACCGTACGCGACTACGAACGGCTGCCCGACCACCACGCCGCAATGGTCCAATGGGCCATGATCATCCTCATGGCCCGACGCCTCGCCCGCCACCAACCGACGTGA
- a CDS encoding GAF and ANTAR domain-containing protein, with protein MIGGGGRRGRGDVAAGDKVYRQGWAFGCGAGLVAFARTEGPSSCHATTPDERDHQSPPGPPTTRNPLFTRLLELYQLQNQEGPCLDAYRTAAPVINTDLRGAGPRWPRFAPHATAAGYRSVHAFPLRLRNEVIGALGVFGNDVGDFDDTDAQIVQALTDVAAIGLLQQRAISRGEILTEQLQGALNSRIVIEQAKGAIAQAHNVDVDVAFNLIRAYARRNNRRLNDVANLIISDLHSLPELAAPHQ; from the coding sequence GTGATCGGCGGCGGTGGCCGGCGTGGCCGGGGCGACGTCGCCGCCGGCGACAAGGTATACAGACAGGGTTGGGCCTTCGGGTGTGGTGCTGGTTTAGTCGCCTTTGCTCGTACCGAAGGCCCATCCTCATGTCACGCCACCACACCGGACGAGCGTGACCATCAATCTCCACCCGGACCACCGACCACCCGGAACCCATTATTTACCAGGCTCTTAGAGCTGTATCAGCTGCAGAACCAGGAAGGTCCCTGCCTGGACGCCTACCGCACCGCCGCCCCGGTGATCAACACCGACCTGCGCGGAGCCGGGCCCCGTTGGCCGCGGTTCGCGCCGCACGCTACGGCCGCCGGCTACCGGTCGGTGCACGCGTTCCCCTTGCGGCTGCGCAATGAGGTGATCGGCGCGCTGGGCGTCTTCGGCAACGACGTCGGCGACTTCGACGACACCGACGCTCAGATTGTGCAGGCCCTCACCGACGTCGCCGCGATCGGTCTGCTCCAGCAGCGGGCCATCAGCCGCGGGGAGATCCTCACCGAACAACTGCAAGGCGCCCTCAACAGCCGGATCGTCATCGAACAGGCCAAGGGCGCGATCGCGCAAGCGCACAACGTCGATGTCGACGTCGCCTTCAACCTGATCCGCGCCTACGCCCGCCGCAACAACCGTCGCCTCAACGACGTCGCCAACCTCATCATCAGCGACCTACACAGCCTCCCCGAACTCGCCGCACCTCACCAATGA
- a CDS encoding CGNR zinc finger domain-containing protein yields MRELFWTVFDAQLHGRDIPAHALAGLLDTARGGVAGTTVDAEGTVAPVAVDSVFAVLALRGLRLVLSPLPQRVRACDRYGWFFVDTSRGRRRRWCSMKTCGNQTKAARFRSAHPG; encoded by the coding sequence TTGCGTGAGCTGTTCTGGACGGTCTTCGACGCCCAGCTGCACGGCCGCGATATACCCGCGCATGCCCTCGCCGGCCTGCTGGACACCGCACGCGGCGGCGTCGCCGGCACCACTGTGGACGCCGAGGGCACTGTGGCACCGGTGGCCGTTGACAGCGTGTTCGCGGTCCTGGCACTGCGTGGGCTCAGGCTCGTGCTCAGCCCACTCCCCCAGCGTGTGCGTGCCTGCGACCGCTACGGCTGGTTCTTCGTCGACACCTCCCGCGGCCGGCGGCGCCGATGGTGCAGCATGAAGACCTGCGGCAACCAGACCAAGGCCGCCCGCTTCCGCTCCGCTCACCCGGGATGA
- a CDS encoding ABATE domain-containing protein, whose product MDFANTVYRRWPELGADLFNNVEALTTWLARAGLLPAAGGFTDRCRARRGVRVA is encoded by the coding sequence TTGGACTTCGCCAACACCGTCTACCGGCGATGGCCCGAGCTCGGCGCGGACCTGTTCAACAACGTCGAGGCGCTGACCACCTGGCTGGCCCGCGCCGGCCTGCTTCCAGCCGCCGGCGGCTTCACCGACCGCTGCCGCGCTCGGCGAGGCGTGCGCGTTGCGTGA